TCCTGCAGTGTTTTTTCTTCCTTCAGCGCTTCAAGAGCTACCTTGGCCTTGAACTCTTCATCAAACTTTCGCCTCACGTACTTCTCCTTGTATATGGTATCATACATCGGAGATTCTACCTTACGCCTTGTTAAAAACTGTTCGGAAATCTGGGCTCAGCATACTTTGCATCTCAGGATAAAGCCCAATACTTCGGCAGGATTCTTTACTACACTGCCTGAAGAAACAAAGGTTCAGGTTGTGGAAGAGGGATGGACCCAAATCATCGACGACATCACCGCCCCCTGGTTCGAGGTGATAAGCGAATCAGGTTATAAGGGGTGGTGCTTTGGCGGGTAACTTGCAGAAATACAACCTGCCGTGGCCGATAGCCCGCCGACTACAGAGACAAAAACGGCTCCTGTTGCTGCTGGCCCAAATGCAGATTCCCACGGCTCTAATCTAAGATCGATACTGCGGGATCTTTCTTTTGCAAAGATTGCCACCGGTATCGTTATTGTTGCGCTTTTGGGTTTGGGGTTTTACTTCCGCAAAAAACAGCAGTAAGCAATGGCCCTGGAGTCCCGCGGGGACGAGGAGGGCGATCGGGAGTGAGCCCGTGCCCGAGTCCCGGAAACGCGGGGCGAAGCGTTGGAGCGGAAAGCCCGGCCCCGCGCAGCGGGGAGCCGCCCCAAAATATTCGGGCAATGAGACACGGTAGATTTTATGGCTATGCGAAGTCACGATGCAGGGAATAAACAAAAAAAGTTTGAACGCGACGGGATTCGAACCCACGACTTCCACCTCCGGAGGGTGGCG
This genomic interval from Sediminispirochaeta bajacaliforniensis DSM 16054 contains the following:
- a CDS encoding SH3 domain-containing protein, whose amino-acid sequence is MVSYIGDSTLRLVKNCSEIWAQHTLHLRIKPNTSAGFFTTLPEETKVQVVEEGWTQIIDDITAPWFEVISESGYKGWCFGG